The genomic region CCTGGCCCCCGGTGGTTCCGGCGGCCGACGACGACCGCAGATTCACGAACGTGTTGTGCGCGAAGCCGAAGCCGTCGGGGCGCCGTTCGTCGGTGCAGTAGTAGATCCGCACGCCCACCTTGCGGCCCGCGTCGAACAGCGCGGACAGGTTGTCGAGCAGGCCGGTGCGCCGGGCGGACTCGGCGAGGCCGGGCAGTAAGGGCCGGTCGCCCAGGAGGTTCTCCTGGCATTCCATGTTCACGATGGCGGTGGTGGCCGGGTCCAGGTGCGGCGTCACGTCGAGAGGCATGGTCGGCACGCTACCCGGCACCGCCCGGGTAGCGTGCCCTCTCTCAGGCCCTCGTCAGGCCTTGGCCTGCGCGTCGGACCGGGCGGGGTTGGCCTGCTGCGCGGCCTTCGGGTCGGTCAGGTGCTGCTTGGCCCGCACGCCCGCCTCGATCCGGCCGCCGAGGTCCTTGTCGACGTTGCGCCAGTACTCGAAGGCGCGCTCGAGAACCGGCTCGCTGACCCCGTTGAGCAGGTGGCCGACGATGTTGTCGACCAGCCGGGCCCGGGCGGCGTCGTCGAGGACCTCGCGGACCATCGTGCCGGCCTGGCCCCAGTCGTCGTCGTCGGGACGCAGGGTGTAGGCGGTGCGCACCATCTCGCCGTCGGCGTGCCAGCGGCCGCCGTCGTCGGTCAGCTCCGGCCGGGCCGCCGGGCCGCCGTAGGAGTTCGGCGCGTACACCGGGTCGCTGACGTTCTGCACCCGCATCGCGCCGTCCTTGGAATAGCTGTGGACGGGGACCTTCGGCGAGTTCACCGGGATCTGCTTGTAGTTCACCCCGAGGCGGGCGCGGTGGGCGTCGGCGTAGCTGAACCCGCGGGCCAGCAGCATCTTGTCGGGAGACAGCCCGGTGCCGGCGACGAGATTGTTCGGCTCGAAGGCGGCCTGCTCCATCTCGGTGTGGTAGTCGCTGACGTTGCGGTTGAGGGTGAGGCGGCCGACCTCGTGCAGCGGGTAGTCGGCGTGCGGCCACACCTTCGTCAGGTCGAACGGGTTGAACCGGTAGGTCTTCGCGTCCTCGAACGGCATGATCTGCATCTTCAGCGTCCAGCTCGGGAACTCCCCGTCCCGGATGTGCTCGTACAGGTCACGCTGGTGGTAGTCGGTGTCGATCGCCGCCATCTGGTCGGCCTCGTCCTGGGTGAAGAACTCGATGCCCTGGTCGGTCTTGAAGTGGTACTTCACCCAGAACTGCTCGCCGGCCGCATTGATCCACATATAGGTGTGGCTCGAGTAGCCGTTCATGTGCCGCCACGTGCGCGGGATGCCGCGGTCGCCCATCAGCCAGGTGACCTGGTGGGCGGATTCCGGCGACAGCGTCCAGAAGTCCCACTGCATGTCGTGGTCGCGCAGGTTGTTGTCGGCGCGCCGCTTCTGCGAGCGGATGAAGTGCTGGAACTTCAGCGGGTCCCGGATGAAGAACACCGGCGTGTTGTTGCCGACGATGTCGAGGTTCCCCGCGCTGGTGTAGAACTTCACCGCGAAGCCGCGCGGGTCGCGCCAGGTGTCGGGGGAGCCCCGCTCGCCCGCCACGGTCGAGAACCGGATGAGTACGTCCGTCCTGGCGCCCGGCTGGAACACCGCCGCCCGGGTGAAGGCGCTGACGTCGTTGGTCACCTCGAAGGCGCCGAACGCGCCGCCGCCCTTGGCGTGCGGCTGGCGCTCCGGGATGCGCTCCCGGTTGAAGTTCGCCATCTGCTCCAGCAGATAGTGGTCTTGCAGCAGCAGTGGGCCGTCCGGCCCGACGGTCAACGAGTGTTCGTCGCTGGCGACGGGCACTCCGGCGTCGGTCGTCGTCGGACGGGTCTCAGTCGTCGGACGGGTCTCGTATGTGGTCACAACGTCCTCCTCGCCTTACCGTGCAGGGACACCATCCGATCCGCTGTCACCTGGTCTGCAGTCGCGGCACACGCCCCAGAACACGACCTCGGCCTCCTCGATCACGAACCCGGCGTCGTCGGCCGGCTCCAGGCAGGGGCGAGCGCCGGTCACGCAGTCCACATCGGCTACCCGCCCGCAGACGCGACAAACCAGATGGTGATGGTTGTCGGCCGTGCGGGTCTCGAAGCGGGCCGGCGAGCCCGCGGGCTCGATGCGGCGGACGAGACCGGCGGTCACGAACACCGTCAGCACGTCGTAGATGGCCTGCTTCGAGACCGTGCCCAGCCGGGCGCGAACCCGCTCGGCCACCGCGTCGGCCGTCGCGTGCGGATGCTCGGCGAGCACGTCCAGCACCGCGAGACGCGGCCCCGTCACGCGCAGGCCGGCCCCCCGCAACGTCGTTGCCCGGTCGGTGGCCATGGACCGATCGTGTCACCTTTTCTGGAAGGAGTCAATTTAACGACCAGGTCGTCTTGCCGGGCCCCGTCTTACCGGGCCCCGCGTTACCGAGTCCCGCGTGACCGGGCTCCGCGCTACTGGGCCTCGAGCAGGGCCAGGGTGTCGAGGTCGGCGGTCGCGATGGAGAAACGTCCGATCATCGTGTGGTTGTCCTGCCCCCAGTGGTCCTTGGTACCCATCCAGGCCTGCAGCCCGTACATCGCCCACCGGCGGTACTGCTCCCAGATCGCGTCCGCGGACGGGACGTCGCGCGCGCCCGTGGCCAGCAGCGCCTCCCGGTAGCGGACCAGCAGCTCGCGCTCGTGGGCGCGGCGTTCGTCGACGGTGAGCGCGCCGACCATGAAGTAGCTGACGTCGCGCCAGGCGTGGCCCTTGCGGACCATCTGCCAGTCCAGCCAGATGCGGTGGCCGTCCGGGCGCAGGTAGGTGTTGCCCAGGTAGGCGTCGCCGTGCACGATCGTGCGCGGCCCGGTCTGCTCGCGGGCGTACTGGTTGAGCAGGTCGTAGGCGCGCAGGAAGCGCTGCGGGTCGGCGACCATCCAGGCCGGCAGCCGTTCGATGTAGACGTCGCGGCCGAGGTTCTCCTCGACCAGCCACCACATGATCCGGGCCTGGTCGCAGTCGCCGCGGGTGTCCATCGAGGTGGGCAGCCAGCTCGCCGCGTCGAGCCGGGGGCTCGCCCAGTAGCTGCCGTGCAGGACGGCCATGTCGTCGAGCGCCCGGCCGACCGCGTCGACGCCGATGTGCTGGTAGCTGTTGCCGAACTCGCCGCCGAGCTCGATGAGGTCCTCCAGCACCGCCAGCCCCTGGCCGCTGCCGTCGGGATCCCAGTCGGCGTAGTAGAACCGCGGCGCCGGGATGGCGCTGCCCTCGACCAGCTCGTGGTAGAAGCGAGCCTCCACCTGGCAGATGTCCATGGGGTTCGCGCGGCCGGTGAAGTTCGCCTTGAGGCACAGGTGCTCGGGCAGGCCCGCCCGCCGGCCGACCTCGTTGTAGGTGACGGCGACCCGCCCCTTCGTGGTGTGGGTGTTGCGCAGCTCCACGGTCCGCAGGTCGGTCACCTCGATGCCCGGGTAGCGGTTGGCCAGCATCGCACCTAACCAGGGGGCGGTGATCTCCTCCCAGCGCATCGGCATCGGCGCCGGCCGGGCGTACGGACCGTAGCTGTCCAACTCCGTGACATCGGGCCGCCAGGGCTGGGCGGAGGGCAGGCTCGGGCTGTTCGACACGCGGCGACTCCCGTCGTTCACACTCGGCTACGACACCCGCCCTGTGCAGGCACTGGCGCCGGTGGCAGATTGTGTCAGCCTTGCCCGTCACACGCCTGTTCACGTGGGACGCTCGGTTCGGCCGGAGATCATCCTTTTCTCTGGCACCGGGTGCCACTAGAGTGCTGGGCGTCCGGCGGCTGGCGCAGAGGTGTGCCGGTGCAGGCGTGTCGTGTCGGTGGGCGCTGGCCCGCCCCGGTCGTGGAGGGCTCTGGCTGCATGGACAGGATCGTCA from Frankia alni ACN14a harbors:
- a CDS encoding catalase — protein: MTTYETRPTTETRPTTTDAGVPVASDEHSLTVGPDGPLLLQDHYLLEQMANFNRERIPERQPHAKGGGAFGAFEVTNDVSAFTRAAVFQPGARTDVLIRFSTVAGERGSPDTWRDPRGFAVKFYTSAGNLDIVGNNTPVFFIRDPLKFQHFIRSQKRRADNNLRDHDMQWDFWTLSPESAHQVTWLMGDRGIPRTWRHMNGYSSHTYMWINAAGEQFWVKYHFKTDQGIEFFTQDEADQMAAIDTDYHQRDLYEHIRDGEFPSWTLKMQIMPFEDAKTYRFNPFDLTKVWPHADYPLHEVGRLTLNRNVSDYHTEMEQAAFEPNNLVAGTGLSPDKMLLARGFSYADAHRARLGVNYKQIPVNSPKVPVHSYSKDGAMRVQNVSDPVYAPNSYGGPAARPELTDDGGRWHADGEMVRTAYTLRPDDDDWGQAGTMVREVLDDAARARLVDNIVGHLLNGVSEPVLERAFEYWRNVDKDLGGRIEAGVRAKQHLTDPKAAQQANPARSDAQAKA
- a CDS encoding phosphotransferase family protein; this translates as MSNSPSLPSAQPWRPDVTELDSYGPYARPAPMPMRWEEITAPWLGAMLANRYPGIEVTDLRTVELRNTHTTKGRVAVTYNEVGRRAGLPEHLCLKANFTGRANPMDICQVEARFYHELVEGSAIPAPRFYYADWDPDGSGQGLAVLEDLIELGGEFGNSYQHIGVDAVGRALDDMAVLHGSYWASPRLDAASWLPTSMDTRGDCDQARIMWWLVEENLGRDVYIERLPAWMVADPQRFLRAYDLLNQYAREQTGPRTIVHGDAYLGNTYLRPDGHRIWLDWQMVRKGHAWRDVSYFMVGALTVDERRAHERELLVRYREALLATGARDVPSADAIWEQYRRWAMYGLQAWMGTKDHWGQDNHTMIGRFSIATADLDTLALLEAQ
- a CDS encoding Fur family transcriptional regulator, whose product is MATDRATTLRGAGLRVTGPRLAVLDVLAEHPHATADAVAERVRARLGTVSKQAIYDVLTVFVTAGLVRRIEPAGSPARFETRTADNHHHLVCRVCGRVADVDCVTGARPCLEPADDAGFVIEEAEVVFWGVCRDCRPGDSGSDGVPAR